A region from the Buchnera aphidicola (Pemphigus populi) genome encodes:
- the dnaE gene encoding DNA polymerase III subunit alpha — protein MSSARFIHLRVHSDYSLINGLVKPELLVQKAVNLKMPALALTDFSNFYGVIKFYKCAHEKGIKPIIGADFKIISEFLNGECAQITALAMNNIGYKNLILLISRGYQCGYNNSVGITIRPSWLLEYKKGLILLSGGCDGEVGKLILRDNVKLADQCLNFYKKNFLDFYYLEIMRTGRVNEEKYLDVAVTLAIENNLPLVATNEVYFINKEDYEAHKIRVAINNSYRLDDVKFIHNYSCQQFMRDEKTMCELFSDIPESLINSVEIAKRCNVILDLGKSFLPNFPTGNITAKRFLIIKAKQGMEERLNISYPEENVRNKIRKNYDIRLEAELSVINNMGFPSYFLIVMEFIQWSKDNNIPVGPGRGSGAGSLVAYALKITEIDPLFFDLLFERFLNPDRISLPDFDIDFCMQKRDQVIEHVVEKYGVASVSQIITFGTLTAKAVVRDVGRVLGYPYGFVNRISKLIPLNIGMTLNLALSSQIELLELYKSDTDVKKIIDISKKLEGVTRNVSKHAGGVVIASTKITDFSPLYCDEYGKNPVTQFDKNDVEYVGLVKFDFLGLRTLTVINLALKMINKNRVKKNKKKIDISLIALNDIKTFEMLRKAETTGVFQLESLGMKDLIKRLQPDSFEDMIALVALFRPGPLQSGMVDNFINRKHGKESIYYPDRRWEHISLKPVLESTYGIILYQEQVMEIARVLASYTLGGADILRRAMGKKDPVEMCKQRRIFQEGAKKNGIDEELSVKIFNLVEKFAGYGFNKSHSVAYALISYQTLWLKANYSAEFMAAIMSTDMDNIAKMVILIDECKRMRLTILPPSINYSKYYFYVNEKNEIVYGLGAIKGIGENSILDIIKNREKFGIFKDLLDFCVRTDSKKVTRRVIEKLILSGSCDCFKLNRGILMNILNDNIKAANQYLIARLTQQQDLFGFILSDLKELKHINDSKIKIWSKNVELNHEYETLGMYLTGHPINQYLDEIKYYMNGKMLKDICSTVSINKNIMVIGMITKFSIKYTKNKNRMAFFLLDDSSKKLEVVVFNDILEKYEDLLENNRIIMISGYIKIDTFSNNYKFIARIFLDLCHYRNRNVSKVFILLKKKQNNPVFLKLLKKVLELNNRGTIPIYFFYENYDIKFNFPYYFNKFFLLSNDFLDELRLLVGPNQVKLVFLRN, from the coding sequence ATGAGTAGTGCACGGTTTATTCATCTTCGTGTTCATAGTGATTATTCTTTAATAAATGGATTGGTTAAACCAGAATTGTTGGTTCAGAAGGCAGTAAATTTAAAAATGCCTGCTTTAGCATTAACAGATTTTAGCAATTTTTACGGTGTCATTAAATTTTATAAATGTGCTCATGAAAAAGGTATTAAACCTATTATAGGCGCAGATTTTAAAATAATTTCTGAATTTTTAAATGGAGAATGTGCACAAATTACTGCTTTGGCAATGAATAATATTGGATATAAAAATCTTATATTATTAATATCTCGTGGATACCAATGTGGATATAATAATAGTGTTGGAATAACGATAAGGCCATCATGGTTGTTAGAGTATAAGAAAGGATTAATTTTATTATCTGGAGGTTGTGATGGTGAGGTAGGTAAATTGATATTGAGAGATAATGTTAAATTAGCAGATCAGTGTTTGAATTTTTATAAAAAAAATTTTTTAGATTTTTACTATTTAGAAATCATGCGTACAGGACGTGTAAATGAAGAGAAATATTTGGATGTTGCTGTCACGTTAGCTATAGAAAATAATCTTCCTTTAGTGGCTACTAATGAAGTGTATTTTATAAATAAAGAAGATTATGAAGCGCATAAAATTCGTGTAGCAATTAATAATTCTTATCGATTAGATGATGTTAAATTTATTCATAATTATAGTTGTCAGCAATTTATGCGTGATGAAAAAACCATGTGTGAATTATTTTCCGATATTCCAGAATCTCTAATTAACAGTGTTGAAATAGCAAAACGGTGTAATGTTATATTAGATTTAGGTAAATCTTTTTTGCCTAACTTTCCCACTGGAAATATCACTGCTAAAAGATTTTTAATTATAAAAGCTAAACAAGGTATGGAAGAACGCTTAAATATATCTTATCCAGAAGAAAATGTTCGTAATAAAATAAGAAAAAACTATGATATTCGTTTAGAGGCTGAATTATCGGTAATAAATAACATGGGATTTCCTAGTTATTTCTTAATTGTTATGGAATTTATACAATGGTCAAAAGACAATAATATACCGGTGGGTCCAGGAAGAGGATCTGGTGCAGGATCACTAGTAGCTTATGCTTTAAAAATAACAGAAATTGATCCTTTATTTTTTGATTTATTATTTGAAAGATTTTTAAATCCTGATCGTATTTCTTTACCTGATTTTGATATCGATTTTTGTATGCAAAAAAGAGACCAAGTTATTGAACATGTAGTAGAAAAATATGGCGTTGCTTCGGTTTCGCAGATTATCACTTTTGGTACTTTAACCGCAAAAGCAGTTGTTAGAGATGTTGGTCGGGTATTGGGTTATCCATATGGTTTTGTAAATCGTATTTCTAAACTGATTCCATTAAATATAGGTATGACATTAAATTTAGCTTTATCTAGTCAAATAGAATTACTAGAATTATATAAATCTGATACAGATGTAAAAAAAATAATTGATATTTCTAAAAAATTAGAAGGAGTGACTAGGAACGTTAGTAAACACGCTGGAGGAGTGGTAATTGCTTCTACTAAAATTACTGATTTTTCACCATTATATTGTGATGAATATGGTAAGAATCCTGTTACGCAATTTGATAAAAATGATGTAGAATATGTAGGTTTAGTAAAATTTGATTTTCTTGGTTTACGTACTTTAACTGTTATTAATTTAGCATTAAAGATGATTAATAAAAATAGAGTAAAAAAAAATAAAAAAAAAATTGATATTTCTTTAATTGCATTAAATGATATTAAAACATTTGAAATGTTACGAAAAGCAGAAACAACTGGTGTATTTCAATTAGAATCTTTAGGTATGAAAGATTTAATTAAAAGATTACAACCAGATTCTTTTGAAGATATGATTGCTTTAGTTGCTTTATTTCGACCAGGTCCTTTGCAATCTGGAATGGTAGATAACTTTATTAATAGGAAACATGGAAAAGAAAGTATTTATTATCCAGATAGAAGATGGGAACATATATCATTAAAACCGGTATTAGAATCTACTTATGGAATAATTTTATATCAAGAACAAGTAATGGAAATTGCACGGGTATTAGCTTCATATACTTTAGGAGGTGCTGATATATTACGTCGAGCTATGGGGAAAAAAGATCCTGTAGAAATGTGTAAACAACGTCGTATTTTTCAAGAAGGAGCTAAAAAAAATGGAATAGATGAAGAATTGTCTGTAAAAATTTTTAATTTAGTAGAAAAATTTGCGGGGTATGGTTTTAATAAGTCTCATTCTGTGGCATATGCTTTGATATCATATCAAACTTTGTGGTTAAAAGCCAATTATTCTGCTGAATTTATGGCTGCAATAATGAGTACAGATATGGATAATATAGCAAAAATGGTTATTTTAATTGATGAATGTAAAAGAATGAGATTAACGATATTACCTCCAAGTATTAATTATAGTAAATATTATTTTTATGTTAATGAAAAAAATGAAATTGTTTACGGACTTGGAGCAATTAAAGGAATTGGTGAAAATTCAATACTAGATATTATTAAAAATAGAGAAAAATTTGGTATTTTTAAGGATTTATTAGATTTTTGTGTACGTACAGATTCTAAAAAAGTTACTCGTCGTGTAATAGAAAAATTGATTCTTTCTGGTTCCTGTGATTGTTTTAAATTGAATCGAGGAATATTAATGAATATTTTAAATGATAATATAAAAGCGGCTAATCAATATTTAATTGCTCGGTTGACACAACAACAAGATTTGTTTGGATTTATATTAAGTGATTTAAAAGAATTAAAGCATATTAATGATTCTAAAATAAAAATTTGGTCTAAGAACGTTGAGTTAAATCATGAGTATGAAACATTGGGAATGTATCTTACAGGACATCCTATAAATCAATATTTAGATGAAATTAAATATTATATGAATGGTAAGATGTTAAAGGATATATGTTCTACAGTATCTATTAATAAAAATATCATGGTTATTGGTATGATTACTAAGTTTAGTATTAAATATACAAAAAATAAAAATCGTATGGCATTTTTTTTATTAGATGATAGTTCAAAAAAATTAGAGGTAGTAGTATTTAACGATATTTTAGAAAAATATGAAGATTTACTAGAAAATAATCGTATTATCATGATTTCTGGATATATTAAAATTGATACATTCAGTAATAATTATAAGTTCATTGCTCGTATTTTTTTAGATTTATGTCATTATAGAAATAGAAATGTTTCTAAGGTATTTATTTTATTAAAGAAAAAACAAAATAATCCTGTTTTTTTAAAATTGTTAAAAAAAGTTTTAGAATTAAATAATAGAGGAACGATTCCTATTTATTTTTTTTATGAGAATTATGACATAAAATTTAATTTTCCTTATTATTTTAATAAATTTTTTTTATTAAGTAATGATTTTTTAGATGAATTAAGATTATTAGTAGGACCGAATCAAGTAAAATTAGTATTTTTAAGAAATTAA
- a CDS encoding proline--tRNA ligase, translating to MRASKYLFCTVKEIPHNIDMTSHQLMLRSGMIRKTTSGIYTWLPTGLRVLKKIENIIREELNKIGAIEILMPILQPVNLWHTSERWYTYGKELLKVIDRNNNIHILGPTHEEVITYLIKKEIHSYKQLPLILYQVQTKFRDELRPRGGVMRSKEFLMKDAYSFHANLSSLKITYHKIHEIYSHIFQRIKLKFENIEANNGEMGGSISHEFHAFSHNGENKISFPNKLNYSSNSEKKDNIKQFYNIKKIKEKKNNPFLTPIKKPYYLNENYIKTILVKTNEKNKHQLAGLLIKNQDSINKHKVEKIDIIYKPLTLANKEEIYHLTQSNTESVGPIGLNIPLIADLSVINMKNFIIGANENGKYLKNINWGKDLPLPKIADIKKNKEEKNKLDKDNTVDVKRSIEIGHIFQLEQQYSKKINAYVLEPNGHKNFLYMGCYGIGITRIISAIIEQNHDHKGIIWNSEISPFQVAILPINLHKSTIVQEISEIIYNILKEKNIEVILDDRNIHPGVMFSEIELIGIPHSIIVSNRHIHDNHIEYKSRCDNKKKLIKIENIANFIIDEIKNTS from the coding sequence ATGAGAGCAAGTAAATATCTTTTTTGTACCGTGAAAGAAATACCACATAATATTGACATGACTAGTCATCAATTAATGTTAAGATCCGGTATGATTCGCAAAACTACTTCTGGTATCTATACTTGGTTACCAACTGGTCTAAGAGTTCTAAAAAAAATAGAAAATATTATAAGAGAAGAACTGAATAAAATAGGTGCCATAGAAATCTTAATGCCTATTCTACAACCTGTAAATTTATGGCATACTAGTGAAAGATGGTATACGTATGGAAAAGAACTATTGAAAGTAATTGATAGGAATAATAATATACATATATTAGGACCTACCCACGAAGAAGTCATAACATATTTAATTAAAAAAGAAATACATTCTTATAAACAATTGCCTTTAATATTATATCAAGTACAAACAAAATTTAGAGATGAATTACGACCTCGTGGTGGAGTAATGAGATCAAAAGAATTTTTAATGAAAGATGCTTATTCTTTTCATGCCAATTTATCATCATTAAAAATAACATATCATAAAATTCATGAAATATATTCACATATCTTTCAACGTATAAAATTAAAATTTGAAAATATAGAAGCTAATAATGGAGAAATGGGAGGTAGTATATCACATGAATTTCATGCATTTTCTCATAATGGAGAAAACAAAATTTCATTTCCTAATAAATTAAATTATTCTTCTAATTCTGAAAAAAAAGATAATATTAAACAATTTTATAATATTAAAAAAATAAAAGAAAAAAAAAATAATCCATTTTTAACACCAATAAAAAAACCCTATTATTTAAATGAAAATTACATAAAAACAATTTTAGTTAAAACAAACGAAAAAAACAAACATCAATTGGCTGGATTACTAATAAAAAATCAAGATAGTATTAATAAACATAAAGTAGAAAAAATAGACATAATATATAAACCTTTAACATTAGCCAATAAAGAAGAAATTTATCATCTAACACAAAGTAATACTGAATCAGTAGGACCAATAGGTTTAAATATTCCATTAATAGCTGATCTATCAGTAATTAATATGAAAAATTTTATTATAGGTGCCAATGAAAATGGAAAATATTTAAAAAATATTAATTGGGGAAAAGATTTACCATTACCTAAAATTGCTGATATTAAAAAAAATAAAGAAGAAAAAAATAAATTAGATAAGGATAATACAGTAGATGTAAAACGTAGTATTGAAATAGGACATATATTTCAACTAGAACAACAATATTCTAAAAAAATAAACGCTTATGTTTTAGAACCCAACGGTCACAAAAATTTTTTATACATGGGATGCTATGGAATAGGAATAACACGTATAATATCTGCTATTATTGAGCAAAATCATGACCATAAAGGAATCATTTGGAATTCTGAAATTTCACCTTTCCAAGTCGCTATTCTTCCAATAAATTTACATAAATCCACTATCGTACAAGAAATATCAGAAATAATATATAATATATTAAAAGAAAAAAATATTGAAGTTATATTAGACGATAGAAATATACATCCAGGTGTTATGTTTTCTGAAATTGAGTTAATTGGTATACCTCATTCTATTATAGTAAGTAATCGTCACATTCATGATAATCATATTGAATATAAATCAAGATGTGATAATAAGAAAAAATTAATAAAAATAGAAAACATTGCTAATTTTATTATAGATGAAATAAAAAATACTAGTTAA
- the flhB gene encoding flagellar biosynthesis protein FlhB gives MNEDKTEQPTDYRFKKVRKEGRIRYSHELNSLVILSIGGAFLFWNKNTIISRISEILFSHFNFNYSIINDNNFIFYGNATFLSDIFYFMFIIFIPTFWVIIIAKLFGGVSFNLKLLKFNVTKLNPLKGFKTIFSFHMLFLMFKIFLKLCLVISISCFYISMHILDILELVNKTPKIALETGFNILISCFFLSVVSLIPIAVIDIFWQNYSYQKQFRMSRKEVKDELKQMEGDPYIKWRIRQEMKILANHRMMSEIPKADVIVTNPTHYSIALLYNEKTMYAPKVIAKGAGELAFKISKIGKKYKIPVISAPVLARALYFHSKLGQYIPSILYKVVAEVLSWVWQVKIWEKNGGSFPKKPENLLIPSELNILKEDSISD, from the coding sequence ATGAATGAAGATAAAACAGAGCAACCTACTGATTATAGATTTAAAAAAGTTCGTAAAGAAGGGAGGATTCGTTATTCTCATGAATTAAATTCATTAGTTATTTTAAGTATTGGAGGCGCATTTCTTTTTTGGAATAAAAATACAATTATTTCACGTATTTCTGAAATTTTATTTTCTCATTTTAATTTTAATTATTCTATTATTAATGATAATAATTTTATTTTTTATGGTAATGCCACATTTTTATCTGATATATTTTATTTCATGTTTATTATTTTTATTCCAACTTTTTGGGTAATCATAATTGCAAAATTATTTGGAGGCGTTTCATTTAATTTAAAGTTGTTAAAGTTTAATGTAACTAAATTAAATCCGTTAAAAGGTTTTAAAACAATATTTTCTTTTCATATGTTATTTTTAATGTTTAAAATATTTTTAAAATTATGTTTAGTAATCAGCATATCTTGTTTTTATATTTCTATGCATATTTTAGATATCTTAGAATTAGTGAATAAAACACCAAAAATAGCCTTAGAAACTGGATTTAATATTTTAATTTCATGTTTTTTTCTATCAGTAGTCTCTTTAATTCCAATAGCAGTTATTGACATTTTTTGGCAAAATTATAGCTATCAGAAACAATTTAGAATGAGTCGTAAGGAGGTTAAAGATGAATTAAAACAAATGGAAGGGGATCCATATATTAAATGGAGGATACGTCAAGAAATGAAAATATTAGCTAATCACCGTATGATGTCTGAAATTCCGAAAGCAGATGTTATTGTAACTAATCCTACACATTATTCAATAGCATTATTGTATAATGAAAAAACTATGTATGCTCCTAAAGTGATAGCAAAAGGAGCAGGAGAATTAGCATTTAAAATTAGCAAGATTGGCAAAAAATATAAGATACCAGTTATTTCAGCACCTGTTTTAGCTCGTGCTTTATATTTTCATAGTAAATTAGGTCAATATATTCCTAGTATTTTATATAAAGTAGTGGCTGAAGTTTTATCTTGGGTTTGGCAAGTTAAAATATGGGAAAAAAATGGAGGCAGTTTTCCTAAAAAACCTGAAAATTTGTTGATTCCTTCAGAATTAAATATTTTAAAAGAGGACTCTATTAGTGATTAA
- the flhA gene encoding flagellar biosynthesis protein FlhA: MINFMSFIKRIKYLKHAEWQALSGPVLILMILSMMVLPLPAFFLDIFFTFNIVLAIIILLVSMFTRQTLEFTAFPTILLFSTLLRLALNVASTRVILLYGHTGAYSAGNVIKAFGHFLVGGNYAIGIVVFIILVIINFMVITKGASRIAEVGARFILDGMPGKQMAIDADLNAGLIGEKKAKKRRIEVTREADFYGSMDGASKFVRGDAIAGILIMIINILGGLVIGIVQHNMIFGQAVEVYTLLTIGDGLVAQIPALVISTAAGVMVTRVSTEENVGEQIISQLFYNPQVILLSGVVLGVLGLVPGMPNVIFLLFTVILFALSGWLFNRNKDVHFFSLENKKNSIKNTDKISEVSWNDVKLEDSIGIEIGSNIIPIVDMKKGGQLLYLIRGIRKTIAQEIGFLPPLVHIQNNIHLSPNSYRILIKGVEVTIGKVYLNLFMAINTENKSVLLNGEKIIEPVFNMPAFWINLDHVEEAKKNGFTIVDSSTVIATHLNHIMNRNMDKLFSRQEAQDLLNHITKKLPKLTEDLIPNIMTLTVFHRVLQNLLLENVSIRDMSTILETLIEYAVTKKHDINTLTSMVRISLGQSIIQKLFNKNTIQIIGLDIDLENLLLKMFQNGNNSIEPELANQLLKDMDAAIQYQQSIGVSPVLLVNHTLRGCLFQFFHDSFPELSVLSNMEVHNVKKIRMTSVIGKKN; encoded by the coding sequence GTGATTAATTTTATGTCTTTTATTAAAAGAATTAAATATTTAAAACATGCAGAATGGCAAGCTTTATCTGGGCCAGTATTAATTTTAATGATTTTATCAATGATGGTACTTCCATTACCTGCTTTTTTTTTAGATATATTTTTTACTTTTAATATTGTATTAGCAATAATTATTCTGTTAGTTTCTATGTTTACCAGACAAACACTTGAGTTTACAGCATTTCCTACTATTCTATTATTTTCTACTTTATTACGTTTAGCTCTGAATGTTGCCTCTACTAGAGTAATTTTATTATATGGTCATACCGGCGCTTATTCAGCTGGTAATGTAATTAAAGCATTTGGACATTTTTTAGTTGGTGGTAACTATGCTATTGGTATAGTAGTATTTATTATATTAGTAATCATTAATTTTATGGTTATTACCAAAGGAGCTAGTCGGATAGCAGAAGTAGGAGCTCGATTTATATTAGATGGAATGCCAGGAAAGCAAATGGCTATTGATGCAGATTTAAATGCAGGATTAATTGGCGAAAAAAAAGCTAAAAAAAGACGTATTGAAGTTACTAGAGAAGCGGATTTTTATGGTTCTATGGATGGTGCTAGTAAGTTTGTAAGAGGTGATGCCATTGCTGGTATTCTTATAATGATAATAAATATTCTTGGAGGATTAGTTATTGGTATAGTTCAGCATAATATGATTTTTGGACAAGCTGTAGAAGTATATACACTTTTAACGATTGGAGATGGTTTAGTGGCTCAAATTCCAGCTTTAGTGATTTCTACAGCAGCTGGTGTAATGGTCACACGTGTTAGTACGGAAGAAAATGTGGGAGAACAAATAATTAGTCAATTATTTTATAATCCTCAGGTGATACTATTAAGTGGAGTAGTTCTCGGTGTATTAGGGTTAGTTCCAGGTATGCCTAATGTGATATTTTTATTATTTACAGTAATATTGTTTGCATTATCTGGATGGTTGTTTAATAGAAATAAAGATGTACATTTTTTTTCTTTAGAAAATAAAAAAAATAGTATTAAAAATACAGATAAAATTTCAGAGGTATCATGGAATGATGTAAAACTAGAAGATTCAATAGGTATTGAAATAGGAAGTAATATTATTCCAATTGTTGACATGAAGAAAGGTGGACAATTATTATATTTGATTCGTGGTATTAGAAAAACAATTGCTCAAGAAATAGGTTTTTTACCTCCATTGGTACACATTCAAAATAATATTCATTTATCTCCAAATTCTTATAGAATTTTGATAAAAGGAGTGGAAGTAACTATAGGTAAAGTGTATTTAAATCTTTTTATGGCTATCAATACAGAAAATAAATCTGTATTATTAAACGGAGAAAAAATTATTGAACCTGTTTTTAATATGCCAGCATTTTGGATAAATTTAGATCATGTAGAGGAAGCTAAAAAAAATGGTTTCACAATTGTTGATAGCAGTACAGTCATTGCTACTCATTTAAATCATATAATGAATAGAAATATGGATAAGTTATTTAGTAGACAAGAAGCTCAAGATTTATTAAATCATATTACTAAAAAATTACCAAAATTGACTGAAGATCTAATTCCGAATATAATGACTTTAACTGTATTTCATAGAGTATTACAAAACTTGTTATTGGAAAATGTTAGCATTAGAGATATGAGTACTATTTTAGAAACATTAATAGAATATGCGGTTACAAAAAAGCATGATATTAATACTTTAACCAGTATGGTTCGTATCTCATTAGGTCAATCAATCATTCAAAAACTATTTAATAAAAATACCATTCAAATTATAGGATTGGATATAGATTTGGAAAATTTGTTATTAAAAATGTTTCAAAATGGGAACAATAGTATTGAACCAGAATTGGCAAATCAATTATTAAAAGATATGGATGCGGCAATTCAATATCAACAATCGATAGGAGTATCACCTGTTTTATTAGTAAATCATACCCTTCGAGGTTGTTTATTTCAATTTTTTCATGATAGTTTCCCGGAATTAAGTGTGTTATCTAATATGGAAGTGCATAATGTTAAAAAAATACGAATGACTAGTGTTATTGGTAAAAAAAATTAG
- the argS gene encoding arginine--tRNA ligase → MNIKKLISIDIQNALINSGAPKNSDPLICRTVNLNIADYQSNAAMKIAKILKIDPYQFAKNVILKIKKRDMYHNIKTAKPGFINIVLNRDWLSKNLEKALYSSRLGISVVHPKNIVVDYSSPNIAKEMHIGHLRSTIIGDATVRIIEFLGHKVIRSNHLGDWGTQFGMLIAYIKKDKNISISEITLSDVEILYQKSKKKYDTDPTFAKLSRKCVVELQKGDPYHQNIWKKLIDITVSCNSKIYKKLNITLKNRHIMGESSYKNMLPDIITDLKKKGIAIKNKGSLVVMLENKKNKHGKPMGVVIQKKDGGYLYSITDIACLKYRCEVLRADKILYYIDSRQHQYLLQIWEIAKKAGYVPPNVVLEHHMFGMILSDNKRPFQTRTGNTIKLSLLLTEGINKAKKIIKNKNPYFSEEKICKLAHIIGIGAIKYADLSKNRMTNYIFNWKDSLSFEGNTAPYIQYAYTRIMSIFNKLQTPPLSLKGNIILSEKFEIELALCLLQFEEKIIHAADKGTPHIICNYLYKLAGIFSSFYENCTILFPEKTEISTSRLKLSFLTARTIKIGLDLLGIQTIHYM, encoded by the coding sequence ATGAATATAAAAAAATTGATTTCAATAGATATCCAAAATGCTTTAATAAATTCTGGAGCACCAAAAAATTCTGATCCTTTAATATGTAGAACTGTAAACTTAAATATCGCTGATTACCAATCTAATGCAGCAATGAAAATTGCTAAGATATTAAAAATTGATCCGTATCAATTTGCAAAAAATGTTATTTTAAAAATAAAAAAAAGAGACATGTATCATAACATTAAAACAGCTAAACCTGGTTTTATTAATATTGTTCTTAATCGAGATTGGTTATCAAAAAATTTAGAAAAAGCACTGTATTCATCTCGATTAGGTATATCTGTTGTTCATCCTAAAAATATTGTTGTAGATTATTCTTCTCCCAATATAGCAAAAGAAATGCATATTGGACATTTACGTTCAACTATTATAGGAGATGCTACTGTAAGAATTATTGAATTTCTTGGACATAAAGTCATTCGTTCAAATCATCTAGGAGATTGGGGAACACAGTTTGGTATGTTAATTGCATATATAAAAAAAGATAAAAATATTTCCATATCAGAAATTACTTTATCTGATGTAGAAATATTATACCAAAAATCCAAAAAAAAATATGATACTGATCCTACCTTTGCAAAATTATCGAGAAAATGTGTTGTTGAATTACAAAAAGGAGATCCATACCACCAAAATATATGGAAAAAATTGATTGATATTACAGTATCATGTAATTCAAAAATATATAAAAAATTAAATATTACGTTAAAAAATCGACATATTATGGGAGAAAGTTCATACAAAAATATGTTACCAGATATCATTACTGATCTTAAAAAAAAAGGAATTGCTATAAAAAATAAAGGATCCCTTGTCGTCATGCTAGAAAATAAGAAAAATAAACATGGGAAACCTATGGGAGTTGTCATACAAAAAAAAGATGGCGGATATTTATATTCTATTACGGATATTGCATGTCTGAAATATCGTTGTGAAGTATTACGAGCAGATAAAATTTTATATTATATAGATTCTAGACAACATCAATATTTATTACAAATTTGGGAAATAGCTAAAAAAGCTGGATACGTACCTCCAAATGTGGTATTAGAACATCATATGTTTGGAATGATTTTATCAGATAATAAACGTCCTTTTCAAACTCGTACAGGAAACACAATCAAACTATCTTTATTGCTTACAGAAGGAATCAATAAAGCAAAAAAAATAATAAAAAATAAAAATCCATATTTTTCTGAAGAAAAAATTTGTAAATTAGCTCATATTATAGGTATTGGTGCAATTAAATATGCTGATTTATCTAAAAATAGAATGACTAACTACATCTTTAACTGGAAAGATTCCCTATCTTTTGAAGGCAATACAGCACCTTATATTCAATATGCTTACACAAGAATAATGTCTATTTTTAATAAGTTGCAAACTCCACCTTTATCTTTAAAAGGTAATATTATATTATCAGAAAAATTTGAGATTGAGCTAGCACTTTGTCTTTTACAATTTGAAGAAAAAATAATACATGCTGCAGACAAAGGTACTCCTCATATTATATGTAATTATCTTTATAAACTTGCAGGAATATTTTCTAGTTTTTATGAAAATTGCACTATTTTATTTCCAGAAAAAACAGAAATATCTACCAGTCGACTAAAATTATCCTTTTTAACAGCAAGAACTATTAAAATAGGATTAGACCTACTAGGTATCCAAACTATACATTATATGTAA